A window from Cellulomonas sp. C5510 encodes these proteins:
- a CDS encoding GNAT family N-acetyltransferase, whose translation MPLLLDHARRALDAVPLNVGFARAALDVAGVTPWADRERDPRAFHVAHPYGMSLVWGAAAGEVRDAVAAHLAARRAAGHEEWLQIDPRWTTPAWDDVLGAVPLEVAGDRPAPGSVVRHTRVNFACDPAAHRARLGALRPPEGWRTRRATEADFARSGAVVPSGFWPDAASFLAHGGGTVVERDGRVGAIAFTSYRTGDDLELGIETDPAFRRQGLASAAAAAMLADVLDAGLTPVWSCREDNVGSARLAQRLGFTPSSRTPYYHLLPW comes from the coding sequence GACCACGCCCGCCGCGCACTGGATGCGGTGCCCCTCAACGTCGGCTTCGCACGCGCCGCGCTGGACGTCGCCGGCGTGACGCCCTGGGCCGACCGGGAGCGCGATCCGCGGGCCTTCCACGTCGCCCACCCGTACGGGATGTCGCTGGTGTGGGGAGCGGCCGCCGGGGAGGTGCGGGACGCGGTCGCCGCGCACCTCGCCGCGCGGCGCGCGGCCGGCCACGAGGAGTGGCTGCAGATCGACCCGCGGTGGACGACGCCGGCGTGGGACGACGTGCTCGGTGCCGTACCGCTGGAGGTCGCCGGCGACCGGCCGGCTCCCGGGTCGGTGGTGCGGCACACCCGGGTGAACTTCGCCTGCGACCCGGCGGCCCACCGGGCGCGCCTCGGCGCGCTGCGGCCTCCGGAGGGCTGGCGGACCCGCCGGGCCACCGAGGCCGACTTCGCGCGGTCCGGCGCCGTCGTCCCGTCGGGGTTCTGGCCGGACGCGGCGAGCTTCCTGGCCCACGGCGGCGGCACGGTGGTGGAGCGGGACGGGCGCGTCGGCGCGATCGCCTTCACGTCGTACCGGACGGGCGACGACCTGGAGCTCGGCATCGAGACCGACCCGGCGTTCCGCCGGCAGGGGCTCGCCTCCGCCGCGGCAGCGGCGATGCTGGCGGACGTGCTGGACGCCGGGCTCACGCCGGTGTGGTCGTGCCGGGAGGACAACGTCGGGTCGGCGCGGCTCGCGCAGCGCCTGGGGTTCACCCCGTCCAGCCGCACGCCGTACTACCACCTCCTCCCGTGGTAG
- a CDS encoding glutathione peroxidase, which translates to MELDGITVRTLRGEETTFGALTGGRVALVVNVASRCGLAPQYEQLEDLHRRYGGRRFTVVGVPSNQFLQELSSSDAIAEYCSTTWGATFPMLEKTPVNGRHAHPLYRALTRHPDDAGRAGRITWNFEKFLVAPDGRVRRFRPRVRPDAPEVVAAVEELLGPAPA; encoded by the coding sequence GTGGAGCTGGACGGGATCACGGTGCGCACGCTGCGCGGCGAGGAGACGACGTTCGGGGCGCTGACCGGCGGGCGCGTCGCCCTGGTCGTCAACGTCGCGTCGCGGTGCGGCCTGGCGCCGCAGTACGAGCAGCTCGAGGACCTGCACCGCCGGTACGGCGGGCGCAGGTTCACCGTGGTGGGTGTGCCGAGCAACCAGTTCCTGCAGGAGCTGTCGTCGTCGGACGCCATCGCCGAGTACTGCTCCACCACGTGGGGCGCGACGTTCCCGATGCTCGAGAAGACCCCGGTGAACGGCCGGCACGCGCACCCGCTCTACCGGGCCCTGACGCGCCACCCCGACGATGCGGGCCGCGCCGGGCGGATCACGTGGAACTTCGAGAAGTTCCTCGTCGCGCCGGACGGCCGCGTGCGCCGGTTCCGGCCGCGCGTGCGCCCGGACGCCCCCGAGGTCGTCGCGGCCGTCGAGGAGCTCCTCGGCCCCGCCCCGGCCTGA